In Theileria annulata chromosome 3, complete sequence, *** SEQUENCING IN PROGRESS ***, the sequence CTTTCAAGCTCATCAATAAGCTTGAAACTGCGAGGAACCTTGACCTGGAAAAaacatattatattaactatattccttggttatattatttattaatgaataatattctaTCGACTAAggataaatatgaaaattattgCATAATTTAATCATACCTCGTCCATTTGACaagataattaaaatttataattaatttatattaaattatattaaactaACATATAATTATCTCAAAAGTTTACATCTAGTAGTTTAATTTCCCacataaataaaattagagAAATTAggatatatttttattcaaccaaattaaaatttaagattttttaatttgtcCAATTGTCATTCTCGTGAAGATgaattcattattaaacaaaCTTGCCAATATATTCCTCACATCCTCAGCTTGTGCTAATCTGGTTAGTAGAGGTACCAAATTAGCCAATTGAGaatcattttcatcatcaaACCATGTTTCAATAGGGATTGCATTATCTGGATTTAGGCAGTAACAACAGGGCGAATTATCTATTGTGATCACATCTTTCATAGGCCTATTTAGAATCTCAAGATCCTTAATGTAGTATCCGTTCCAGAACTTACAACTATCCCTAAATAGTCTCTTTTTGCACACCTTATTCACATCAATTGCATCTATAACCGGGTCTGCATACGACTTTAAACCAGCTGTAAAGATTACTATATCGTAAATATCCGATATTATTGATAAAAACTCGTCTAAATAGGGGCGtttgtttatataaatcGTTCTTTCAACACCATTTTGCATTAACTGTACAGTTTGTTAGcttaattatatcatttaattagttatttaggACACAATAGCAATAGTAATATAGttaagaatatattaaacataCTGGCATAGTGAAAGAGTTGATGGAAGGTTCGAACGATGAGTGAATGAGTGTTTCATCCAAATCTAGTACCAATGTTTTTCTCTAAAATGAAATGAGAtatgattatttatttaaattaccTTTGGTATTAAAGTTGCCGACTTCCTCAAAACCGTTGCTCCATACTTTAAACCTACTGCTTCCTTTGCGATATCAGCTTCAGTTCTATAAGGCTCTGTAGCACCTCTTGGGTCATTTTCGTTGGAATCTTCGGGTATCGTATAGATTCCATTAAAATGTATCAAAGATGTACCTTTTGTCATTTTTCCTACAgttaaactaattaatactCATACATGAACGatttaatgtgtatagGATTTGAGAATTGGATCAATCGTTATAGTTACTTTCCAACctcaaatttaatatttaattataaaaaatttatgtataaaattgatgTATTACAGAAAAAACTTAAAAGTCAAACTtcatatattaaatgtgtaaggTGTAGAATCCTATGCATGCATCgattgttaaattataaaattattaactagttatttttaactaattaaaattaaaaataatataaatgttttGATTTTAACACTGCGATTATAGgtttatcattatttagcaattttaggtatatatttaaaataggAGATATAAATTTGCACATATATCGTTTAACtgttttataaaattaaagctatattatttaataatttaatcaatatatatgatagttaataaattcttaaaatcaattaacaAGTTTCGCCTGTTATCCTCAATGAACCAACACTACAAAATCTtccaaataattaaattagaaataagTTTTGATTTATCCTTTTAAAATGTCCAAACAAACttctttaattaataagCCTGAAACGGCTGATATGGTCGAATTAGCCCATGGCCTTAAAAAGTAATTCTACTCATTACTctcaatttatttatttaattatatatgaattttatataaactGTTATAGAGTTGAATGGATTCCTGATACTAGATTTCCACTTTGTGGTACTTTTATTGTTCATTTGGAAGATCATACATTCGGATCACTAATTCGAACGtaagaattattatatattatttaccatattaatatttttttatttattgaatattgattttagtAAACTGAGCAAGGATGATCGTGTTACATTTGTAGGTTATCGTATGCCTCATCCTCTTGAAAATAAGCTTGAAATCAGAATTAGAACAAAAACTGACAACCCGTTTACTGTAATATTAAGCGCAATTACTAATATAAGGAACAATTTATCGCATTTGAGGAATATATACATGGTAATTAATTACTTTTATACTATCATATATattgattaaattatattctgGTTCCTTGTTATATACTtctgaaaatattaaataataattatcacTTTATTCTCATCAATATTCtattcttaattatatattcattatttaattttgtaaataagTTGCACTCTTctaaaaattgttatagACCACACTTAAGGATCGCACATAAATcttaataacaaattttaatgttttatacTCCATAActttttgataattataagATTCCACTGATTTTCAGTATTTCCACCTCTTCTGTTGTCTGTACCACATAATACTCCAGACAGtttttagaatatttaaaactTCGACACATTCTAGTATATtgaacacattttaaacataataatatggGAAAAGAAGGTTAAATGTCAAAAATGCCTCTAGGACCCTACGCGATTTCCAATGAGTAATGTTTACACCCTTTAAATGTAATTCCTGTAGATTTATAG encodes:
- a CDS encoding DNA-directed RNA polymerase II, putative (note;~Tap-140g05.q1c.C.cand.6 - score = 7.66;~SMART pfam:RNA_pol_L (PF01193) at aa 24-114, E()=2.90e-11;~1 probable transmembrane helix predicted for TA02635 by TMHMM2.0 at aa 104-123), giving the protein MSKQTSLINKPETADMVELAHGLKKVEWIPDTRFPLCGTFIVHLEDHTFGSLIRTKLSKDDRVTFVGYRMPHPLENKLEIRIRTKTDNPFTVILSAITNIRNNLSHLRNIYMVINYFYTIIYID
- a CDS encoding RNA polymerase II carboxyterminal domain (CTD) phosphatase, putative (note;~Tap-140g05.q1c.cand.17 - score = 20.69;~SMART CPDc (SM0577) at aa 61-203, E()=9.67e-53) yields the protein MTKGTSLIHFNGIYTIPEDSNENDPRGATEPYRTEADIAKEAVGLKYGATVLRKSATLIPKRKTLVLDLDETLIHSSFEPSINSFTMPLMQNGVERTIYINKRPYLDEFLSIISDIYDIVIFTAGLKSYADPVIDAIDVNKVCKKRLFRDSCKFWNGYYIKDLEILNRPMKDVITIDNSPCCYCLNPDNAIPIETWFDDENDSQLANLVPLLTRLAQAEDVRNILASLFNNEFIFTRMTIGQIKKS